One Carassius auratus strain Wakin chromosome 16, ASM336829v1, whole genome shotgun sequence genomic window carries:
- the LOC113115708 gene encoding ubiquilin-4-like, with protein sequence MAENSGTDPAVETNIEENAAASATIIKVTVKTPKDKEEIAIAEDSSVSQFKEEISKRFKAQQDQLVLIFAGKILKDGDTLGQHGIKDGLTVHLVIKTAQKTSGGGSSQTSASSVPGPSQDNTSGSTESSPAGNLGTPQSSGSSPAPTQPPNILAGFGDLSGLSNLGMGSANFMELQQQMQRQLMSNPEMLSQIMENPLVQSMMSNPDLMRQMIVANPQMQNLMERNPEISHMLNNPELMRQTMELARNPAMMQEMMRNQDRALSNLESIPGGYNALRRMYTDIQEPMFSAAREQFGNNPFSALGGNADNSGTQPSRTENREPLPNPWGITDTAATTTSGTATTTSSTTSSTTPSVSNPLGINASSLGNGMFNSPGMQSLMQQISENPQLMQNMLSAPYMRTMMQSLAQSPDIASQVLMNNPLFAGNPQLQEQMRQQLPVFLQQMQNPESLSVMTNPRAMRALMQIQEGLQTLQTEAPGLMPSLIPGGMAAGIPGAPLPTGLNVTPENPPPSGQVPAPTPTPTPAAGTNTAQQQLMQQMLQMFAGGNPSTQTPEVRFQQQLEQLSSMGFINREANIQALIATGGDINAAIERLLGSQPS encoded by the exons ATGGCGGAGAATAGCGGCACGGATCCTGCCGTGGAGACGAACATTGAGGAAAATGCCGCCGCTAGCGCGACTATCATTAAGGTCACCGTCAAAACACCGAAGGATAAAGAAGAAATAGCCATCGCCGAGGATTCATCCGTCTCACAG TTTAAAGAGGAAATCTCCAAAAGGTTTAAGGCGCAGCAGGACCAGTTGGTTTTGATTTTTGCCGGAAAGATCCTTAAGGACGGAGACACGCTCGGTCAGCATGGCATTAAAGATGGACTCACGGTTCACCTGGTCATCAAAACCGCACAAAA GACTTCAGGTGGTGGTAGTTCGCAGACTTCTGCCTCTTCTGTTCCTGGGCCATCTCAGGACAACACCAGTGGAAGCACTGAGTCCAGCCCGGCCGGGAACCTGGGCACACCCCAGAGCAGTGGGTCGTCCCCAGCCCCGACACAGCCACCCAATATACTAG CTGGGTTTGGTGACCTGTCGGGCCTGTCTAACCTTGGGATGGGATCTGCCAACTTCATGGAGCTTCAGCAGCAGATGCAGCGACAGCTCATGTCCAACCCTGAGATGCTGTCTCAGATCATGGAGAACCCGCTTGTGCAGAGCATGATGTCCAACCCTGACCTGATGAGGCAGATGATCGTGGCCAACCCACAGATGCAGAACCTGATGGAGCGCAACCCAGAGATTTCACACATGCTTAACAACCCAGAGCTCATGAGACAG ACAATGGAGTTGGCAAGAAACCCAGCCATGATGCAAGAGATGATGCGTAACCAGGACCGCGCGCTTAGCAACCTCGAGAGTATTCCCGGGGGTTACAATGCCCTTCGGAGGATGTACACAGATATTCAAGAGCCCATGTTTAGTGCTGCACGTGAACAG TTTGGAAATAACCCCTTCTCGGCATTGGGTGGAAATGCTGATAACTCTGGAACACAGCCCTCCAGGACAGAAAACCGAGAGCCTCTGCCAAATCCCTGGGGTATCACTGACACCGCTGCCACCACCACCTCTGGGACGGCTACCACCACCAGCTCCACCACAAGCTCAACAACACCCAGTGTGTCCAACCCTCTGGGCATAAACGCCTCTAGCCTTGGAAACG GTATGTTCAACAGTCCTGGCATGCAGAGCTTAATGCAACAGATCTCTGAGAACCCACAGCTTATGCAGAACATGCTTTCTGCTCCTTATATGCGCACCATGATGCAGTCCCTGGCCCAGAGTCCTGATATTGCCTCACAG GTGTTGATGAACAACCCTCTCTTTGCTGGAAATCCACAGCTGCAGGAGCAAATGAGACAGCAGTTACCTGTTTTTCTACAGCAG ATGCAGAACCCAGAATCCCTTTCTGTAATGACAAATCCTCGAGCCATGCGAGCACTAATGCAGATCCAGGAGGGACTGCAAACCCTTCAAACCGAAGCCCCTGGTCTCATGCCCAG TCTGATACCTGGTGGGATGGCTGCTGGTATCCCAGGTGCCCCACTGCCTACAGGGTTGAATGTGACTCCTGAGAACCCTCCGCCCTCAGGCCAGGTCCCGGCCCCCACCCCTACCCCCACCCCTGCTGCTGGAACAAACACTGCCCAGCAGCAGCTCATGCAACAGATGCTACAGATGTTTGCTGGAGGGAATCCATCG ACTCAGACTCCGGAAGTGCGTTTCCAGCAACAGCTGGAGCAGCTGAGTTCCATGGGCTTCATCAACAGGGAAGCCAACATTCAGGCCCTCATCGCCACCGGGGGCGACATCAACGCTGCCATCGAAAGACTGCTCGGCTCTCAGCCTTCCTAA
- the LOC113115712 gene encoding uncharacterized protein LOC113115712 isoform X1, protein MTLTVSRGEGLTVITVTSNPKSKWPVLCQILGSLCYSPVCSVSQGMKGKLKDVHTALGTVQMIIGVLNIVAGILLKCLGSWFVMERIGQGPFWLGSLFLVVGIVCILTAKFPSSCLLTIGILLNVVGAALAITAVVLYSVDLANDHSYEDCETRNYYSSRYDGNPYKETPSPGDDRRKEMCLYYKNLQEIFFRGLDIMMIVLAVLQLCVTISFCVVTGKALCKKDEDVKSVEDPELHKPLLEDVTAAAV, encoded by the exons ATGACTCTGACAGTGTCTCGGGGTGAAGGACTGACGGTCATCACTGTCACCTCAAACCCAAAGAGCAAATGGCCCGTACTGTGTCAGATTCTGGGTTCTCTCTGCTACAGTCCAGTGTGTTCTGTATCTCAGGGAATGAAAGGGAAGCTGAAAGATGTCCACACAGCTCTTGGA ACTGTGCAGATGATAATTGGTGTCCTCAATATTGTGGCTGGTATTCTGCTTAAATGCCTCGGGTCATGGTTTGTCATGGAAAGAATAGGCCAGGGACCCTTTTGGCTTGGAAGTTTG ttcCTTGTAGTTGGAATTGTGTGCATTCTTACAGCGAAGTTTCCCTCTTCTTGTCTG CTGACAATTGGGATACTATTAAATGTAGTCGGTGCTGCATTGGCTATCACAGCTGTTGTGTTGTATTCAGTGGATCTTGCAAATGATCATTCATACGAAGACTGTGAAACCAGAAATTATTATTCTTCACGCTATGATGGAAATCCTTATAAAGAAACACCTTCCCCTGGAGATGATAGGAGAAAAGAGATGTGTCTGTACTACAAGAATCTCCAGGAG ATTTTCTTCAGAGGACTAGATATCATGATGATAGTGCTAGCAGTCCTTCAGCTCTGTGTGACCATCAGTTTCTGTGTTGTGACTGGGAAAGCTTTGTGCAAGAAGGATGAAGATGTAAAG TCGGTGGAGGATCCAGAACTTCACAAGCCGCTCCTGGAAGACgtcactgctgctgctgtgtgA
- the LOC113115712 gene encoding uncharacterized protein LOC113115712 isoform X2, which yields MTLTVSRGEGLTVITVTSNPKSKWPVLCQILGSLCYSPVCSVSQGMKGKLKDVHTALGTVQMIIGVLNIVAGILLKCLGSWFVMERIGQGPFWLGSLFLVVGIVCILTAKFPSSCLIFFRGLDIMMIVLAVLQLCVTISFCVVTGKALCKKDEDVKSVEDPELHKPLLEDVTAAAV from the exons ATGACTCTGACAGTGTCTCGGGGTGAAGGACTGACGGTCATCACTGTCACCTCAAACCCAAAGAGCAAATGGCCCGTACTGTGTCAGATTCTGGGTTCTCTCTGCTACAGTCCAGTGTGTTCTGTATCTCAGGGAATGAAAGGGAAGCTGAAAGATGTCCACACAGCTCTTGGA ACTGTGCAGATGATAATTGGTGTCCTCAATATTGTGGCTGGTATTCTGCTTAAATGCCTCGGGTCATGGTTTGTCATGGAAAGAATAGGCCAGGGACCCTTTTGGCTTGGAAGTTTG ttcCTTGTAGTTGGAATTGTGTGCATTCTTACAGCGAAGTTTCCCTCTTCTTGTCTG ATTTTCTTCAGAGGACTAGATATCATGATGATAGTGCTAGCAGTCCTTCAGCTCTGTGTGACCATCAGTTTCTGTGTTGTGACTGGGAAAGCTTTGTGCAAGAAGGATGAAGATGTAAAG TCGGTGGAGGATCCAGAACTTCACAAGCCGCTCCTGGAAGACgtcactgctgctgctgtgtgA
- the LOC113115713 gene encoding uncharacterized protein LOC113115713 encodes MTLTVSHEEGMMVITITSNPKSKWPAVCQILSSLCYGPVCFASEDMKEKLTDTQRVIGIVQIVVAVMNLVLGCFGIIFFITTTSVNSMVLSVLQLFVVVIFCILTIKSLCKNGGSAKLVDKTASVSRSGISQHSLPFGCSCSMTLASSQDMKDKLTDIHTALGTVQIMVGVMNITMGCFGFIFSFWIGGVFLVVGITSVHAVKFPRPKLLLIAVILNVVSAALAITAVVLYSMDLAMGSSSSCYREHGYYSSYNDWFTHKMSNFESCIYYKNLNQMILGGLDIMMIALSVLQLCVTISFCVVTGKALCKKDEDVKSVEDPELHKPLLEDVTAAAV; translated from the exons ATGACTCTGACAGTGTCCCATGAAGAGGGAATGATGGTCATCACCATCACCTCCAACCCAAAGAGCAAATGGCCCGCGGTGTGTCAGATTCTGAGTTCTCTGTGCTATGGTCCTGTATGTTTCGCATCTGAGGATATGAAAGAGAAGTTGACAGACACCCAGAGAGTTATTGGG ATTGTACAGATAGTAGTTGCAGTCATGAATCTTGTGTTGGGTTGCTTTGGCATCATCTTCTTTATTACTACCACTTCAGTCAACAGTATG GTGCTGTCGGTTCTTCAGCTCTTTGTGGTTgtcattttctgtattttgaccATAAAATCTTTGTGCAAGAATGGTGGGAGTGCAAAG TTGGTGGACAAAACAGCCTCAGTATCTAGAAGTGGAATAAGCCAACATTCACTTCCGTTTGGTTGCAGCTGTAGCATGACTCTTGCATCGTCTCAG gATATGAAAGATAAGCTGACAGACATTCACACAGCACTTGGG ACTGTACAGATAATGGTTGGTGTCATGAATATCACAATGGGTTGTTTTGGCTTCATCTTTTCTTTTTGGATCGGTGGTGTG TTCCTTGTTGTTGGTATTACATCTGTTCACGCAGTGAAGTTTCCTCGTCCTAAGCTG CTGCTCATCGCAGTGATTCTGAATGTAGTCAGTGCTGCACTTGCTATCACAGCTGTTGTGCTGTATTCAATGGACCTAGCAATGGGAAGCAGTTCAAGCTGTTACCGAGAACATGGTTATTATTCATCTTATAATGACTGGTTTACCCATAAAATGAGTAACTTTGAGTCCTGTATTTACTACAAGAATCTCAATCAg ATGATCCTCGGAGGACTAGATATCATGATGATAGCGCTGTCCGTCCTTCAGCTCTGTGTGACCATCAGTTTCTGTGTTGTGACTGGGAAAGCTTTGTGCAAGAAGGATGAAGATGTAAAG TCGGTGGAGGATCCAGAACTTCACAAGCCGCTCCTGGAAGACgtcactgctgctgctgtgtgA
- the tmem176l.1 gene encoding uncharacterized protein tmem176l.1: MSLTVSKGEGLTVITIPSDPKSKWPALCQVLSFLCCSPVCSVSQNMKKKLTSIHTALGTMQIIVGVISIVFGILLKSSWIWNNITESGIVFWFGGVVLVIGIVTVLAARFPSPVLLVITVILNIVSAALAITAVVLYSIDQGTANGLYCDTSYYSSYSDITPSPEQTRINQICVQYKYLNMMILRGLDVMMIALSVLQLCVNISFCVVTGKALCKKDEDVKSVEDPELHKPLLEDATAGGEAKI, translated from the exons ATGTCTCTGACAGTGTCTAAAGGTGAGGGTTTGACGGTCATCACCATCCCCTCGGACCCCAAGAGCAAATGGCCTGCACTGTGTCAGGTTTTGAGTTTTCTCTGCTGCAGTCCGGTGTGTTCTGTGTCTCAGAATATGAAAAAGAAGCTGACGAGCATCCACACTGCTCTTGGG ACTATGCAGATAATAGTTGGAGTCATCAGCATTGTGTTTGGGATTTTGCTTAAAAGCTCTTGGATATGGAATAACATTACAGAATCTGGGATTGTCTTCTGGTTCGGTGGAGTG GTCCTTGTAATTGGAATTGTGACTGTTCTTGCAGCTAGGTTCCCCAGTCCTGTCCTG CTGGTCATCACAGTGATTCTGAACATAGTCAGTGCTGCGCTGGCTATCACAGCTGTTGTGCTGTATTCAATAGACCAGGGAACTGCAAATGGTCTATATTGTGACACCAGTTATTACTCGTCTTACTCGGATATAACACCTTCCCCTGAACAGACGAGGATAAACCAGATCTGTGTGCAGTACAAGTATCTCAATAtg ATGATCCTCCGAGGACTAGATGTCATGATGATAGCGCTGTCCGTCCTTCAGCTCTGTGTGAACATCAGTTTCTGTGTTGTGACTGGGAAAGCTTTGTGCAAGAAGGATGAAGATGTAAAG TCGGTGGAGGATCCAGAACTTCACAAGCCGCTCCTGGAAGACGCCACTGCTGGTGGAGaagcaaaaatataa